DNA from Homo sapiens chromosome 1, GRCh38.p14 Primary Assembly:
TGCTGCTTTCAGTCTCTCCTAGCGGCTGCCCCTCTGCCCCAGCCAGTGAGGCCAGGAAGGGAGTAAAGAGGACATCCCACAATTGCGTCCACCCCCTTGGCCATCAGGCTGCTCTTCCACTACACGAAACAGCCCATCTGCACCTGCCAGTCACTgcccccaggccctggggctTGCAGGTGACTCGTGGGGAGCCAGGCCAGGCAGATAACCTCTGGGACAGGACGAGGGGATGAGGAAGGCAGCTGGCAGGACAAGGGCCTACCTGAAAAATACACCAGGAAGCTGGGCTGCTGCACAGGCCCAGGCAGATCTGGGGCCCCTGTGCTGGCAAATCTCATCTTAGCCTCTGACAGGGAACGGGGCAGCATCAGGCCTCCACAGCCAGGCAAAAGGGGAAGGCCACGAGCCCCACCAAGCACAAGGGTTCAGACTGCCTTCAACCCTTAAGGGGCACTTTTTCTCTCAAGGCTCAGAATAGACAACTGTGCCAAAAAGCAGCATGGTAGGTGTCAGCCCAATGCCCATCCAGGGGGCTGGTGCCATGGACGGCTAAGTGGGCAGGCAGGGCAGTGGTGTGCCCCTTCAGTCACAAGTAGGTGGGGCCCAGCTGCCCACCTCTAGGAGGTGGAAGGGTACAGCACTTTGCCACATCTCTTCTACGATGCCACCAGTGCCTGATGCCCTTGCGTGTTTTGCCTGTACTGCACGGGCTCCAAGTGTAAGTTCACTGGGAGTCCCAGGCTGGCTCTGGAGGCTGCCTTGGTTCGAGGGCTTAGTTGGCAACAACCACTCTCCTCGCCTTCTCAGGAGGTGCCACCCACTGTGGTCCTCTGCAGGACGCAAGTGCTCCCCACCAAAAGAGCACAGACTCCTGGCTAGAGCAGAGAGTACTAGGTTCCCATGTGGGGCCGACTCAGGTCCAGGAAGAGCCTGGAAGCCTCACTCCAGTCTAGCTGCCATTGTCAGGTGGGGGAGTGGAGGCCGGGGTGGGAGAGACACGAAGGAGAGTGGAGTTCCCAAGAGAAGCAGCACTGTGGAGGAGGAAGGCGGGACAGGAGTGGCTCCAACGCAGGGCGTCAGGACGCAGGGTCATGGAGCCTCCGTTTCTCTCGCATTCTGGGTGGGCCTGTTGAGAAGCTCCAATGTGTCTTCCACCACCTGCCAGAGGCAGTTGTCCAGTGGGAAGTCATTGTCCACCAGGTTGACCAGGAAGTAGTTGTCGTGGATGTACTGGATGATGGTGCGGGACGGGGACTCCTCCTCATACAGCTTTCCCCACCGCTCAATCCACAGGGCAAAGGCCTCGtcctacacacacatacccccgcacacacgcacacatgcacacacacacagaggcaagATTAACAGGGCTCTCCAAGGGCTCTGCTCAACAGGACATTTCCCGGAATAGAACAAGGCCCACTGCCAGTATCACTTCCCACCCCTGCCCAGAAATAAACACCCTGCATCAGCAGTGACATGGGTGAGTCAGAGCTGGGTGTGCCCTGAAGGCTGGGTCCAGTGTGGCCTTCAGCACACGCTTGGGACTTGGTCCCAATCCCTCCCCACGGTTTTCCAGGTGGGCGGGGCAAGCTTGCCCCCGGCTCCTTTACCTTCCAGAACATGAAGCTGACGGGATCCACTACGGTGGGCTGGATGATCTCTCGCCCAGGGAAGATGCCCCAAGTGACAGCATTCGGCTGCAGTTCAGGGGCATTGGTGATGTTTTCACCCTGAGgggatgtggggtgggggtaagACCTGGGCCAAGAACAACTGGAGTCCCACTGCCTGGACAGCCTTGACTCAATGAGGCTGTCTGGGCTCAATACCCTCTGCCTGCGCCTCCACTCCCGGCCTCCACTCTCCCTGCGCCTCCACTCCCCTCTCCCTGTGCCTCCGCTCCTGGCCTCCTCTGCCTGCATCTGTGAATGATATCTCTCCCCACACAAGCCTGAACCTAGAGGCGTCCTGGCCACTTCCCCTCTCCTCCTTGAGCACCCCCTGCTCACTCTCTGATCCATTCCCTCTTGTCTAGCCCACCTCCAGGAGTGTGTTTGGCTTGGGTCACTCCAGGGGTCTCTTCACTGGCCTCCCCGGCTCTAGCCGTCCCCAATCTCTCTCATCCGTATGACTATCCACTGTGATTTGCCTAAAATAAAGCAGGAACCAAGCCACCCCACTGCTGGAGAAAGGCTTCCCTTGCATTGAGGGAAAACTCAAATTCCAGCAGGACAACCATGATCTCTGCGGGCCTGGCCCCTGCTTAACACTCCCGCCTCCTCCTGCTCATGTTCCCCGTTTCCCCAGATGGTGCAGCTCACTGCCTCTGCCTGTCCTCTGCCCTGTCCCAGGAATACCCTTCTCTCCTGTTGGCCAACTCCTCTTTGTCCTCAGTGATTCCCACAGATGAccctctgagaagccttccctggcctCCCAGGTGAGATATCCCTCCTCTGGACCCGACAGCATCCTCTCCTGAACTTGATTTTCCCACTTACACTGGCTGGTGGTCACACATTGATCTGCCTCCCTCACTCTAGGCTGGGAGCTCCTTAAGAGCAGGGCCCCAGTTCTGCCTGTATCTCTCTGTCTTGCACAATGCCTAGCCCAGGCTAGGTGCTGGGTGTTTGCTCAACGAAGGGCCTGGTACTCTGTGGGAACCCTGGGGCCTGGCCTACCTTCACATTGACAAGGTGGTAATTAACCCGGAGCTCGTACTTCTTCAGCACTTGCAGAAGTGCTTCCGCTGTCTCGCGGGAAGTGAAAAACTCTAAGTAGGCCTGTGGGAGagacaggtgcctgtcaccaacCCCAGCCCTGCCAGACGCCCTTTCGCAGACACCTAAGGTATCAGGACTACTGGCAGCCATGTGGGCGGAATAATGAACTGTGGCGTTGGCACGTCCATAAGCAAAGGGTGAGGGGAGTGGGGACGTGAGTTTCTCAGTCTGGACAGGTCTGAGGGCTATCAGCCACCCCTCTCCCAATCAGTCAGGGAAGACTCCACGAAGAAGCCATTTCTGAACAGCAGCAACTGGTTTGACAGGCCGAGTCATGGGAGAGAGGCCCCACACATTCCATCCTCCCCAGTGCAAGCTGACAATGACATTGACATCTCCTCTAGAACCAGTGCCTATCAGGGATTAAGCTGGGTTTACTCAAACTCATTTGCTAGAATGCTGATAATacgggaggctgggcacagtgagcCCCACGTGAGGAAAGTGGGTTCAGGGAAGTTGAGCACGTTGGCTACTCTGACAGTAAACAGTAGAGCTGGTCCTTAAACTCAGGTCTTTCTGCTCCAGGGCCTGTGGGCCTTAGATCAGAACATAATGTTAACTCCAGCAGCCCTGGGAGAAAGGTGTCAACTCAGGATAGTAACAGCAGCTGCCTTTCAGGGAGTGCTTCCTGctcttaccatgtgccaagcacgtTACATGCTTTGTTAGGTTTCATGCCCAGAACACAAGCtacatcccattttacagacgagaaaaccaggctcagagaggtcgAGTGACCTGCCTCCATAGGTctgatttctatctttttttttttttttttgagatggagtcttgctctgttgcccaggctggagtgcagtggcatgatctcagctcactgcaacctccgtctcccgggttcaagcgattctcctgcctcagcctcccaagtagctgcaactacaggtgcccgccaccacacccggctaattgttgtatttttagtagagatggggtttcatcatgtttgtcaggctggtctcgaactcctgaccttgtgatctgcccaccttggcctcctaaagtgctgggattacaggcatgagccaccaagcccagccaatcttttttttttttttttttttttttttttgagacagggtctcactttgtgggccaggctggagtgcagaggcacaaatATGGCTTACTGGAGGCTCAACCTCtcggactcaagcgatcctctcaccccagccccctaagtacctgggactacaggtgtacaccaccatgcctcggtcatttttgtattttttgtagagaatgggtttcaccatgttgcccaggctggtctcgaactcctgggctcaagtgatccacccgccttggcctcccaaagtgctggccggGTTCCGTGCCCAGCCAGGTCTATCTGACTTAAAGCATGAGCTCCCATCCGCTCCAATCCATGCTCATTCAAAATTTAAGAGCCCAGGAGAGGCAGGCTGCTCTGCCCTAAGCTCTGGGGAACCCACGGGTGCCGGTCAAGAGAGGGGGGCACCCCGTGCCTCCCTACCACACCTTCTGGAAGACATAGCCCCCGCTGGGGCCCCAGCCCACGATGGGGTCGGAGGACGGCTTCCCGTTGATGTTGGGCTGTGAGTTGATGGTGAGGATGCCCTGGCGGTTCACCCGCAGCAGCTCCTCCTTCAGCAGGCTGGTCTCAGCCGCCAGGGGCTCATCGTTCCAGGGCAGGCAAGTCACCTGGGAGAGACGGTGAGCTGGCTGGGGCGACCATCAGGTTTGGCACCCTGAGTCCCTCTCACGGCCCCCAACAAAGACCCAGCCTGTCTTTGCCTCCCTAAGCCCTTCCAGGTGGAGGTCTCCCAACTTACCCTTCTCCCTTTGCCATGTCCACAGCATGGAGGGGAGGGCACAGGATGGGGAAGTCACAGCCCCGCAGCCTGGCCTGCAGCTGGGGTCAGGCCAGGGGCAGGGGATGAACCAGGGTCCCCACTCCAGCATCACTCACTTTGTGACCATTCCGGTTTGGTTCTCCCGAGAGGTAAagaacgaagacttcaaagacaCTTTCTTCACTGGTCAGCTCCTCCCCCCACATCTTCAGCAGCTCCTCCTTGGGGGACTTGCTCTTCAGGTAGAAGAGGTAGTAGTCCTTCAGCTCCCCAAAGGCAGGGGAAGAGGAATTGCCCCTGGCAGAGGGGTGCCCAGAGGTCAGGGCACACTCCTGACAGAGGGCAGTGCCACCACATGCCCAGGAGGCCATTCCTGTAAATTCTGCCCCTGACTCCTCCCAGGTCAACCACAAGCATGCAAACTTCTTCTGCCCTCCCGCTCCCAAGAACAAAGATGTATTTGCAAGGAAGGTCTGCAGGCCCTCACCAGCGGCCGTTAGGGAACTCGTCCCACTCCTGGGTACGGTAGATGTAACTCTTTGGTCTGGAGGCCCAGAAGATGGGACGTACATCTTCCTCTCGGCGCTTGGGGTGGGCGCTGAGAGCCCAGGGTAGGGGACGCCTGGGTGAGGATGGGGACAGAGAATTGAGACAAGGGATTGGCTAGAGGGAGCCGGAAGCAGGGGAGCACCCCTGAGGCTGAGTTCTTCCATCTGATGCCCTCTGAGACTGGAGCCTTCGATGTGCCCAGCTAGCCATGGCACAGACATCCATCTGTACCACCGTGGGGAGCCAGCACTGCAGCCGGGGCTGCTCTTGGACCCTCCTCTGGGGATCTCTGGGCCACTGCCCTCACCTGGGGTCCTCAGTCCACATCCCCAGGCGCTTCAGCACCTCTGTGGTAGCCATCTCGCGGTTGAGGGTGTAGAAGTGGAGGCCTGGCACCAAGCCACTGGCCAGAAGCTCCTGGCACAGGCTCACGGCCAGCTCGATGCCATAGTTGCGGATGGCAGCATCGTTGTCTTTGATTGGCTCAATCACGTCCTTGATCTCCTGTGGCACCTCCAGCTTGGACAGCTTCACAAGCTGCCGAAGGGAGTGGTAGCCCTGTCCAAGACATGAGGGGCTGTGGCGGCTGCTGGCCAGCCCGTCTCCCACCCTAAATACTTCTCCCCCTTCCATCATCCATGCCAACCACAGTGTCAGGCAGAGGGACCCACGAAAGTCCGATCATATTCTAGGAGCACACCTGGGCTTGGCCTGccgttttctcctcttttttctgtttttagagactgagtctcactgctCTCAAAcgccagggctcaagccatcctcctgcctcagcttctcaagtagccgggactacaggcacgtgccactatgcccagctttcCCACTTTTTACAGAGTAGAGCAGCTGCCCTAAGCATTCCAGCCTTGGGTTGAGCCAGCCTTTTAGCCCTAGATGTGTCTGTTGGTAACATGGTGTCATCTAACCCAGCTGTTCCCATGCTGCACTGATCATCCGAATCACCTGCCAAGCTCAAGAAGTAAAACACACATTCCGAGGACCTCCCTCAGATTTACTGAGTGAGAACCTCCAGGGGTGGGACCTGGAGATCCACTTTTTGAAAAAGCTTATCAAGTGGTTCTGATGACAGCCACCTTTGGGAAACACTGATTTAAGCAGGATTTGTAATGAGAATTAGAATCCCTTTTGGTGATGCTTGTTGGCCAAAGTACAACAAACCCCTCAACAGACACTGTTGCTGGGTTTTGGGGGGAAAATTAGAGGTAACCAAAATGGGGTGGCCAAGCAACGCTGTGCAAGTTCTGGACCTGAGAGGAGATCTGGGAAGAACTCAGCGAACTCAGCACTCCACCCAGAGCCCCCAGCCTGTGCGAGGACGGTGCGGTGagagtggggtggagggagcTTATGGGCTCTCCTGGGCCCCTCACCTGGATGGGAAAGATCCCGGGGACGATGGGGCAAGTGATGCCCATGTCGGTGCATGCCTTCACAAAGCGGAAGAATGTGTCAGCCTCAAAGAAAAGCTGCGTGATGATGAAATCGGCTCCCGCAGACACCTTCTCCTTCAAGTGCTTCAGGTCAGCCTCAAAGCTCCCTGCTTCGGGGTGGCCTTTGGGGTAACCTGCCAATAGGGATGACAGTCAGGAGAGGCTGGCCTCCACCTGTTCAAGGCGAGGGATGAAGAGACCACAGGGACTGGGCAGAGAGAGTCCTCTGCTTTGGGGGCTCTGATCTTGCACCTTCCAACAGCACAGCACAGCCTGAACTAAAACAGTGAGTGGCTGGGCTCATGACTGATATGCTTCTGACCCCAGAGATGACTCTCAGGGGAGGTGGCTCAGAGCCCAGTTCCAAGAGTGGGGGTGGATTGCTCCAAACTCCCACACTGTCCTGCCTTGAGCAGCCAAGCAAATCAGGCCTGCACTTGGTGGccatagaaaagagaaaatgctaCAGTTAGCACTGGCTGGGCAGCATCTGGGGTAGTAAGCTTGACTTTTCTCTAGGCACCGgattaaacattgtttttaatgtaaCACTGAAATTACTCAGGGGTCCAAGATAGTGAAAAGCTAAAAACCAAGTTACACAAGGAAGAACTGAAGAAAGTGatgttttcttcaaagaaaataatggatggcagggtgcggtggctcatgtctgtaatcccagcactttgggaggccaaggcaggaggatgacctgaggtcaggagttcgagaccagcctggccaacatggtaaaaccccgtctctaccaaaaatacaaaaattagccaggtgtggtggtgtatgcctgtaatagctactcaggaggctgagtcaggaaaattgcttgaacccacgagacagaggttgcagtgagccgagatcgtaccattgcactctagcctgggcaacgagagcgaaactccgtctcaaaaaaaaaaaaaaaaaaaagaatgaaaagaatacaGAAACTCCTTTCAAATGTCCAAAGGTCTGTCCTGGGGAAAAAGGATCCACCATAggtgagtttgttttgttttgtttcagagacagggtcttgctctgtcacccaggctagagtgcagtgatacaatcatggctcactgtagccttgaactcccgggcacAAGTgatctcccacttcagtctcctgagtagcttggactacagatgcaagccaccacatctggctaattaaaaaaaatttttttaattaattatttattttttagagatggggtcttgctatcttgTCCAGGTttgtctggaacttctgggctcaagcaatcctcccaccttggcctcccaaagtgctgagattacaggcatgagccactgtacccagcccccTAGTGAAGTTCTTTATTAGTCATATTCTGTGTTGTTTCTAATGGCAGAACCAGCATCCGGTTCAGAGAGCTGGCTAGAGTACTATAAGCCACTCACAAAACAATGAGCTCCTGGAGTCTGAAAACACAGGGGCAGTGGATGCTGAAGACAAGATTCCAGAATTGCTTAGGAGGTGGGATCAGATGTCCCATAGGCTCCTTACTGGCTCTGTGAACTCTCTGACCCCTTTCCTCAATGACTAAACTTACTAGCCGCCTTGCTCGGTCAGGCAAGCAGGATGACCATAGGCCTTCATGAAACTACATGGAGTGCTGGTTTCATCAGCCCAAGCCCAGGGCAGGACTCTGAGCCAGGCGGAAGGCCAAGCTGCTTTGCTCTGATAAGGCAGTTCCGTTCTTAAGAAACCCAGAGTCatcaaaaaatgaatataaaaactaTTGTTTCAAGGGGTAAGGGAGTGGGGGATAAAGCAATGGGGCTTCACACTTGCAATAACAAAGCTATTTTCCCAGTAGGAATTTCAGAAACAACAAGGCTTTTTAATAGCTGAAAAGTATAGCTACAATACCTAAATATCACCGAACAAATCTAGCATTTGATTACGTATAGATTTTGCTATTTACTCTATTTTTCTATCATGAACAGCTGagggctttcttttttaaaatgtttttattttttgtagagacacggtctcactgtgttgcccaggctggtcttgatctcctgcctcagtctcccaaagctctgggattacaggcatgagctaccatgcccaacaGGTTGGTGTTTTCTAATCCACTCATCTTCATTACCCACTTGATAAGCAAAGTAAGAAACCATTCAGCAACTGTGAGCTCACAGCTTCACTAGTTTCCAATCATTATCACCTAACGCCCATCACGGGTGCATATTCCCCCAGTAACTGACTATATAATGGCTGATACAAGCGATGACAATTTAACAGTTGGAAATGTCTGTTCTCTGACTCCTAATCAGTGCTTCCCAGACTTAGCACCTAAACACCCCTGTTGACAGAATGGACATGTCCATCGGGGGTTAGGGACAAGGCCAAAGTTACTCACAACATGTA
Protein-coding regions in this window:
- the MTHFR gene encoding methylenetetrahydrofolate reductase (NADPH) isoform X7 — encoded protein: MAAGGPLYIDVTWHPAGDPGSDKETSSMMIASTAVNYCGLETILHMTCCRQRLEEITGHLHKAKQLGLKNIMALRGDPIGDQWEEEEGGFNYAVDLVKHIRSEFGDYFDICVAGYPKGHPEAGSFEADLKHLKEKVSAGADFIITQLFFEADTFFRFVKACTDMGITCPIVPGIFPIQGYHSLRQLVKLSKLEVPQEIKDVIEPIKDNDAAIRNYGIELAVSLCQELLASGLVPGLHFYTLNREMATTEVLKRLGMWTEDPRRPLPWALSAHPKRREEDVRPIFWASRPKSYIYRTQEWDEFPNGRWGNSSSPAFGELKDYYLFYLKSKSPKEELLKMWGEELTSEESVFEVFVLYLSGEPNRNGHKVTCLPWNDEPLAAETSLLKEELLRVNRQGILTINSQPNINGKPSSDPIVGWGPSGGYVFQKAYLEFFTSRETAEALLQVLKKYELRVNYHLVNVKGENITNAPELQPNAVTWGIFPGREIIQPTVVDPVSFMFWKDEAFALWIERWGKLYEEESPSRTIIQYIHDNYFLVNLVDNDFPLDNCLWQVVEDTLELLNRPTQNARETEAP